One Thermus islandicus DSM 21543 genomic window carries:
- a CDS encoding acylphosphatase has translation MPRLVALVRGRVQGVGYRAFAQKKALELGLSGYAENLPDGRVEVVAEGPREALEAFLHHLRQGPRLARVEEVETVWAEEAGLKGFYVY, from the coding sequence ATGCCGCGCCTTGTGGCCTTAGTTCGGGGAAGGGTGCAAGGGGTAGGGTACCGGGCCTTCGCCCAGAAGAAGGCCCTGGAGCTCGGGCTTTCCGGCTACGCCGAGAACCTCCCCGACGGCCGGGTGGAGGTGGTGGCCGAGGGCCCCCGGGAGGCCCTCGAGGCCTTCCTCCACCACCTGAGGCAGGGACCCCGCCTCGCCCGGGTGGAGGAGGTGGAGACGGTGTGGGCGGAGGAGGCGGGGCTAAAAGGCTTCTACGTGTACTGA
- the hflX gene encoding GTPase HflX gives MEKIFGKTEGLKKSELKRLSNLYRRRVPKERVLTPELAQTLASLSQEVGRPIALLLDREGRVVRVGVGDAKDLPIPEGARGERRLSGFRLLHTHLSPGGFSRPDLSVLFLNRLDNLAALEVEGGRPATLHLAFLSPPRGEGDWRVLPPRPYFHYLELDLRAEVEALEEELARQARVRELVDGSGERALLVGVDRGEGPEAEAALEELAELTRTAGGVPVRRVLVFRPHLDPKYLVGLGKLEELKSLAYHENASTLIFGLELSPAQAREIERATGLKVLDRTQLILDIFALHAKTPEAQAQVELAQLRYLLPRLVGKGKEMSRLGGGIGTRGPGETKLEVDRRRLQERIVYLARRLEDYAKRREEARRQRKRRGVPLIAVVGYTNAGKTTLLQALARGGEPGEDKLFATLRPLTRRGFLPGVGEVLFTDTVGFIRRMPEELLTAFRATLEEVREADLLVHVLDASEEGALGRYRVVEELLKGLGVEAPRVLALSKADRAAPYDLLFLRERLGGVPVSALKGTGLKELKETLAEALLKEGVRPQAWAQYT, from the coding sequence TTGGAGAAGATCTTCGGCAAGACGGAGGGGCTCAAGAAGAGCGAGCTGAAGAGGCTTTCCAACCTGTACCGGAGGCGGGTCCCCAAGGAGCGGGTCCTGACCCCTGAGCTGGCCCAGACCCTGGCCTCCCTAAGCCAGGAGGTGGGCCGGCCCATCGCCCTCCTCCTGGACCGGGAGGGGAGGGTGGTGCGCGTGGGGGTGGGGGACGCCAAGGACCTCCCCATCCCCGAGGGGGCCAGGGGGGAGAGGCGGCTTTCCGGCTTCCGCCTCCTTCACACCCACCTTTCCCCCGGAGGGTTTTCCCGCCCCGACCTCTCCGTCCTCTTCCTGAACCGCCTGGACAACCTGGCGGCCCTCGAGGTGGAAGGGGGGCGGCCCGCCACCCTGCACCTCGCCTTCCTCTCCCCCCCGAGGGGGGAGGGGGACTGGCGGGTCCTCCCGCCCCGGCCCTACTTCCACTACCTGGAGCTGGACCTCCGGGCGGAGGTGGAGGCCCTGGAGGAGGAGCTGGCCCGCCAGGCCCGGGTCCGGGAGCTTGTGGACGGGAGCGGGGAAAGGGCCCTCCTGGTGGGGGTGGACCGGGGAGAGGGCCCCGAGGCGGAGGCGGCCCTAGAGGAATTGGCCGAGCTCACCCGGACCGCAGGGGGCGTGCCCGTGAGGCGGGTCCTGGTCTTCCGCCCCCACCTGGACCCCAAGTACCTGGTGGGCCTGGGGAAGCTGGAGGAGCTGAAGAGCCTCGCCTACCACGAGAACGCCTCCACCCTCATCTTCGGCCTGGAGCTCTCCCCCGCCCAGGCCCGGGAGATTGAGCGGGCCACGGGGCTTAAGGTCCTGGACCGGACCCAGCTCATCCTGGACATCTTCGCCCTCCACGCCAAGACCCCGGAGGCCCAGGCCCAGGTGGAGCTGGCCCAGCTCAGGTACCTCCTCCCCCGTCTGGTGGGGAAGGGGAAGGAGATGAGCCGCCTGGGGGGCGGAATCGGCACCCGGGGGCCGGGGGAGACCAAGCTGGAGGTGGACCGGAGGCGCCTCCAGGAGCGTATTGTCTACCTCGCCCGCAGGCTGGAGGACTACGCCAAAAGGCGCGAGGAGGCGAGGCGGCAGAGGAAACGCCGGGGGGTGCCCCTCATCGCCGTGGTGGGCTACACCAACGCCGGCAAGACCACCCTTCTCCAGGCCCTGGCCCGGGGTGGGGAGCCGGGGGAGGACAAGCTCTTCGCCACCCTGCGGCCCCTCACCCGCAGGGGGTTCCTCCCCGGGGTGGGGGAGGTGCTCTTTACCGACACCGTGGGCTTTATCCGCCGCATGCCCGAGGAGCTCCTCACCGCCTTCCGGGCCACCCTCGAGGAGGTGCGGGAGGCGGACCTTCTGGTCCACGTCCTGGACGCCTCGGAGGAGGGGGCCCTGGGGCGGTACCGGGTGGTGGAGGAGCTCCTCAAGGGGCTTGGGGTGGAGGCTCCAAGGGTCCTGGCCCTCTCCAAGGCCGACCGGGCGGCCCCCTACGATCTCCTCTTTCTGCGGGAGAGGCTCGGCGGGGTGCCGGTGTCGGCCCTCAAGGGAACGGGGCTTAAGGAGCTCAAGGAGACCCTGGCGGAGGCCCTCCTAAAAGAGGGCGTCCGGCCCCAGGCCTGGGCTCAGTACACGTAG
- a CDS encoding YdcF family protein, with product MRGLLLLLLLFSWGLAKEGYAWIVVLGAAQYGGRPSPALERRLETALSLYRKGMAPRIAVAGGKAPKDRWSEGEVGCRYLLAQGVPERALLCETRSQSTYENLLFLRPHLRGRVLLVTDAPHLPRALFLARTLGLEAEGYPIPGRYPWGYRLRELLYRLWLYLGLKPFPKGHAPHLEPS from the coding sequence GTGCGCGGCCTTCTCCTGCTCCTTCTCCTCTTTTCCTGGGGCCTTGCCAAGGAGGGCTACGCCTGGATCGTGGTCTTGGGAGCGGCCCAGTACGGGGGAAGGCCCTCCCCGGCCCTGGAGCGGCGCCTGGAAACGGCCCTTTCCCTCTACCGAAAGGGCATGGCCCCCCGGATCGCCGTGGCCGGGGGGAAGGCCCCAAAGGACCGGTGGAGCGAGGGAGAGGTGGGCTGCCGCTACCTCCTCGCGCAGGGCGTCCCGGAAAGGGCCCTCCTCTGCGAAACCCGAAGTCAGAGCACCTACGAAAACCTCCTCTTCCTGAGGCCCCACCTTAGGGGCAGGGTCCTTCTGGTGACGGATGCACCCCACCTCCCCCGGGCCCTCTTCCTGGCCCGCACCCTGGGGCTAGAGGCCGAGGGGTACCCCATCCCGGGGCGCTACCCCTGGGGGTACCGGCTCCGGGAGCTTCTGTACCGCCTCTGGCTCTACCTAGGCCTAAAGCCCTTCCCCAAAGGGCACGCCCCGCACCTCGAGCCCTCCTAG
- a CDS encoding DivIVA domain-containing protein translates to MDLTPLDVRYQEFPTALRGYQKGAVRAYLAQVAEVMEGLVRESEALKERLRALEEENARLKEAEGELKRAVVAAEKIARELKAQAEKEAELLRREALAAKDQILREAAEELRRLKEDIERAKQEKALFLGQLKALLQGYLEALGRLE, encoded by the coding sequence ATGGACCTGACCCCTTTGGACGTGCGCTACCAGGAGTTCCCCACGGCCCTTCGCGGCTACCAGAAGGGGGCGGTGCGGGCCTACCTGGCCCAGGTGGCCGAGGTGATGGAGGGCCTCGTCCGGGAGAGCGAGGCCCTGAAGGAGCGGCTAAGGGCCCTGGAGGAGGAGAACGCCCGCCTCAAGGAGGCGGAGGGGGAGCTCAAGCGGGCGGTGGTGGCCGCAGAGAAGATCGCCCGCGAGCTCAAGGCCCAGGCGGAAAAGGAGGCGGAGCTCCTCCGCAGGGAGGCCCTGGCCGCCAAGGACCAGATCCTCCGCGAGGCCGCCGAGGAGCTTAGGCGCCTCAAGGAGGACATAGAGCGGGCCAAGCAGGAGAAGGCCCTCTTCCTCGGCCAGCTCAAGGCCCTTCTCCAAGGGTATCTGGAGGCGCTTGGGCGCTTGGAGTAA
- a CDS encoding YggS family pyridoxal phosphate-dependent enzyme, with amino-acid sequence MGLPEVLEGIERACRRAGRRPEEVRLVAVTKGRSVEEIQEKVLRYGAFPLGESRVQEALKKMAALEAEWHLVGPLQRNKAKFAPRFALVHSLDSLRLAEALERVGAREGVRLRVLLEVNLGREPQKHGFLEEALPEALARVREMPHLEVLGLMTVPPVGPEGLVRPIFRRLSELADRYGLPERSMGMSEDYPWAVEEGATLVRIGRALFVD; translated from the coding sequence ATGGGGCTTCCCGAGGTCCTGGAGGGCATAGAACGGGCCTGCCGCCGCGCGGGGCGGCGCCCGGAGGAGGTCCGCCTGGTGGCGGTGACCAAGGGGCGTTCGGTGGAGGAGATCCAAGAAAAGGTCCTACGCTACGGGGCCTTCCCCTTGGGGGAAAGCCGGGTCCAGGAGGCCCTCAAGAAGATGGCGGCGCTGGAGGCCGAGTGGCACCTGGTGGGGCCTCTCCAGCGCAACAAGGCCAAGTTCGCCCCGAGGTTTGCCCTCGTCCACTCCCTGGACTCCCTGCGCCTGGCGGAGGCCCTGGAGCGGGTGGGCGCCCGGGAGGGGGTGCGGCTTAGGGTGCTCTTGGAGGTGAACCTCGGCCGGGAGCCCCAGAAGCACGGTTTTTTGGAGGAGGCGCTTCCCGAGGCCCTGGCCCGCGTGCGGGAGATGCCCCACCTCGAGGTCCTGGGCCTCATGACCGTGCCCCCTGTGGGCCCGGAGGGCCTGGTGCGGCCCATCTTCCGAAGGCTCAGTGAGCTCGCTGACCGCTATGGCCTTCCCGAGCGCTCCATGGGCATGTCCGAGGACTACCCCTGGGCGGTGGAGGAGGGGGCCACCCTGGTCCGGATTGGGCGGGCCCTTTTTGTAGACTAG
- a CDS encoding purine-nucleoside phosphorylase, whose protein sequence is MGVYERIQEAVAYIRAQTDFTPEVGLVLGSGLGPLAEEVERVAAIPYGEIPHFPLSTAPGHAGRLVLGRLEGKRVLVYQGRVHYYEGYSAEEVVFPVRVGFFLGARTFLLTSAAGGLNPRFRAGGIMLHLDYLNPSGVNPLRGPNDERLGPRFPVMFGAYDPGLVELARKVARAQDLHLFEGVYAWFLGPSFASRAELKMLRELGADAIGMSTVPEVIALRHLGARVLGLSTITDMAVPEREHHATEEEVLRVAAETGPVFRRLVRGILAAL, encoded by the coding sequence ATGGGCGTCTACGAGAGGATCCAGGAGGCGGTGGCCTATATCCGCGCTCAGACGGACTTCACCCCCGAGGTGGGGCTCGTCCTGGGCTCGGGGCTCGGGCCCTTGGCCGAGGAGGTGGAAAGGGTGGCGGCGATCCCTTACGGCGAGATCCCCCACTTTCCCCTTTCCACCGCTCCCGGGCACGCGGGGAGGCTGGTCCTGGGGAGGCTAGAGGGGAAGCGGGTCTTGGTCTACCAGGGCCGGGTCCACTACTACGAGGGCTACTCCGCGGAGGAGGTGGTCTTCCCCGTGCGGGTGGGCTTCTTCCTGGGGGCAAGGACCTTCCTCCTCACCTCAGCGGCCGGGGGGCTCAACCCCCGCTTCCGGGCCGGGGGGATCATGCTCCACCTGGACTACCTGAACCCCTCGGGGGTGAACCCCCTGCGGGGCCCCAACGACGAGCGCCTGGGCCCCCGCTTCCCGGTGATGTTCGGGGCCTACGACCCCGGGCTCGTGGAGCTCGCCCGTAAGGTGGCCCGGGCGCAGGACCTCCACCTCTTTGAAGGAGTGTACGCCTGGTTTTTGGGGCCCTCCTTTGCCAGCCGCGCCGAGCTCAAGATGCTCAGGGAGCTCGGGGCGGACGCCATCGGCATGTCCACGGTGCCCGAGGTCATCGCCCTCCGCCACCTGGGGGCCCGGGTCCTGGGGCTTTCCACCATCACGGACATGGCCGTGCCCGAGCGGGAGCACCACGCCACGGAGGAGGAGGTGCTCCGGGTGGCGGCCGAAACGGGTCCTGTCTTCCGCCGCCTGGTGCGGGGGATTCTCGCTGCGCTCTAG
- a CDS encoding BamA/OMP85 family outer membrane protein, producing the protein MRRLLALFLFGALALAAPIRQVVVEGGDPVLQALARAALPFGEGDEPGDLEAARKAILETGYFREVRLFLEGDVLKVVLTPYPPIAEVRVETKAFPEENLLRFLEENYAIGKEATYNPLRAQEAAQGLSRAYRQNGFPFAPKVEVEAKEVGGRMALTFRVAEAPEVKEVRLQGATLLPEEDLLKLLKPLTGPFDFAKYQEALKAIAGRYEEAGYRFSGPDPEASTLEDGVLTVRVREVKVVRVEGEGLPLAGFPLKAGDFLHYPRLLEGVQALSKALSRVVNFTLVPEGEGVVVRLEAGPEGGRIARVELSGNTAFPQETLLALLRLKPGEFYTPALAQEDARRIALFYQEKGLQLSDVRYGFQDGVYRLELVELKIGGYRLEWQGDHRTREEVILRELPRPGSLFSVPELRKAIARLLATGLLAEPPRVSLAPGGSPDQAIVVLGLKEARTGLFQPAIGWSSLEGWSGTLSFKEGNLFGLAHQASLDLSFVQNEARDNLSFSASYTIPWLYLDYLDLKEVRTSLSFGVFSTPIGNNKLLQGATDTGWEYTERRTGGSLSLSRPFSKDLDNLRLSLGLSARRSTFALEIYDPKAPCDATGQDATRPCDPPGSQTYKDPAYVKSLLPAPGWTLRLDTGATYLDVDDPRFRTQGYEASLTTGLGLSLPDAGGRSFFVPLVATGKTYLGLDPERRQALAFRLSAGTLLGFPPESERFFLSGGGSEALLLRGYEDRKYGGLSFATGSVEYRYDFRLSPQGGTNLYGIAFLDLGLADNTAGVKWGAGIGFQLDLDVFGALLPSLRLDYAFSPESPTGRLHFRIGPMF; encoded by the coding sequence ATGAGGCGCCTATTGGCCCTTTTCCTGTTCGGCGCGCTGGCCCTCGCCGCCCCCATCCGCCAGGTGGTGGTGGAGGGCGGGGACCCGGTCCTCCAGGCCCTGGCCCGGGCCGCCCTCCCCTTTGGGGAGGGGGACGAGCCTGGCGACCTCGAGGCCGCGAGGAAGGCCATCCTGGAAACCGGCTACTTTCGCGAGGTCCGGCTTTTCCTGGAGGGGGACGTCCTCAAGGTGGTCCTCACCCCCTATCCTCCCATCGCCGAGGTGAGGGTGGAAACCAAGGCCTTCCCCGAGGAGAACCTCCTGCGTTTTCTGGAGGAGAACTACGCCATTGGCAAGGAGGCCACCTACAACCCCCTAAGGGCCCAGGAGGCCGCCCAGGGCCTCTCCCGGGCCTACCGCCAAAACGGCTTCCCCTTTGCCCCCAAGGTGGAGGTGGAGGCCAAGGAGGTGGGGGGGCGGATGGCCCTGACCTTCCGGGTGGCGGAGGCCCCCGAGGTCAAGGAGGTGCGCCTCCAGGGAGCCACCCTCCTCCCCGAGGAGGACCTCCTCAAGCTCCTTAAGCCCCTCACCGGCCCCTTTGACTTCGCCAAGTACCAGGAGGCCCTGAAGGCCATAGCGGGCCGCTACGAGGAGGCGGGCTACCGCTTTAGCGGCCCCGACCCCGAGGCCTCCACCTTGGAGGACGGGGTCCTCACCGTGCGGGTGCGGGAGGTCAAGGTGGTGCGGGTGGAGGGAGAAGGGCTCCCCCTCGCGGGCTTTCCCCTGAAGGCGGGGGACTTCCTCCACTACCCCCGGCTCCTCGAGGGGGTGCAGGCCCTCTCCAAGGCGCTCTCCCGGGTGGTGAACTTTACCCTCGTGCCGGAGGGGGAGGGGGTGGTGGTCCGCCTCGAGGCCGGCCCCGAGGGGGGAAGGATCGCGCGGGTAGAGCTTTCCGGGAACACCGCCTTCCCCCAAGAAACCCTCCTCGCCCTCCTCCGGCTGAAGCCGGGGGAGTTCTACACCCCGGCCCTTGCCCAGGAAGACGCCCGCCGCATCGCCCTCTTCTACCAGGAGAAGGGCCTTCAGCTTTCCGACGTGCGCTATGGGTTCCAAGACGGGGTCTATCGGCTGGAGTTGGTGGAGCTCAAGATCGGGGGTTACCGCCTGGAGTGGCAGGGGGACCACCGCACCCGGGAGGAGGTGATCCTCAGGGAGCTTCCCCGGCCGGGAAGCCTCTTCAGCGTCCCAGAGCTCCGCAAGGCCATCGCCCGTCTCCTCGCCACCGGGCTCCTGGCCGAGCCCCCCCGGGTCTCCTTGGCCCCCGGAGGGTCCCCCGACCAGGCCATTGTGGTCCTGGGCCTGAAGGAGGCGAGGACGGGGCTTTTCCAGCCCGCCATCGGCTGGAGCTCCCTGGAGGGCTGGTCGGGAACCCTCTCCTTCAAGGAAGGCAACCTCTTCGGCCTGGCCCACCAGGCGAGCCTGGACCTGTCCTTCGTGCAGAACGAGGCCCGGGACAACCTCTCCTTCTCCGCTAGCTACACCATCCCCTGGCTCTACCTGGACTACCTGGACCTCAAGGAGGTGCGCACCAGCCTCTCCTTCGGGGTCTTTTCCACGCCCATCGGCAACAACAAGCTCCTGCAGGGCGCCACCGACACGGGCTGGGAGTACACCGAGAGGCGCACGGGGGGAAGCTTGAGCCTCTCCCGTCCCTTTTCCAAGGACCTGGACAACCTGAGGCTCAGCCTCGGCCTTTCCGCCCGGAGGTCAACCTTTGCCCTAGAGATCTACGACCCCAAAGCCCCCTGCGACGCCACGGGCCAAGACGCCACCCGCCCCTGCGACCCCCCAGGTTCCCAAACCTACAAGGACCCCGCCTACGTGAAGAGCCTGCTTCCCGCTCCGGGCTGGACCCTCCGCCTGGACACCGGGGCCACCTACCTGGACGTGGACGACCCCCGCTTCCGCACCCAGGGCTACGAGGCAAGCCTCACCACCGGCCTTGGCCTCTCCCTCCCCGACGCGGGAGGGCGGAGCTTCTTCGTCCCCCTGGTGGCCACGGGCAAGACCTACCTCGGCCTGGACCCGGAGAGGCGCCAGGCCCTGGCCTTCCGCCTCTCCGCCGGAACCCTCCTGGGCTTCCCCCCCGAGAGCGAGCGCTTCTTCCTCTCCGGGGGCGGGTCCGAGGCCCTGCTCCTAAGGGGGTACGAGGACCGCAAGTACGGGGGCCTTTCCTTCGCCACGGGGAGCGTGGAGTACCGCTACGACTTCCGCCTCTCCCCCCAAGGGGGGACCAACCTCTACGGCATCGCCTTCCTGGACCTGGGCCTCGCCGACAACACCGCGGGGGTGAAGTGGGGGGCGGGGATCGGCTTCCAGCTGGACCTGGACGTCTTCGGGGCCCTCCTTCCCTCCCTCCGTCTGGACTACGCCTTCAGCCCCGAAAGCCCCACGGGAAGGCTGCACTTCCGCATCGGGCCCATGTTCTAG
- the rpsP gene encoding 30S ribosomal protein S16, translated as MVKIRLSRFGSKHNPHYRIVVTDSRRKRDGAYIEKIGYYDPRKTTPDWLKVDVERAKHWLALGAQPTDTARRLLRQAGVFRQEG; from the coding sequence ATGGTGAAGATCAGGCTCTCTCGGTTCGGCTCCAAGCACAACCCCCACTACCGCATCGTGGTGACCGACAGCCGCAGGAAGCGGGACGGGGCCTACATTGAGAAGATCGGCTACTACGACCCCCGCAAGACCACCCCAGACTGGCTGAAGGTGGACGTGGAGCGGGCCAAGCACTGGCTCGCCCTGGGGGCCCAGCCCACGGACACGGCCAGGAGGCTTCTCCGGCAGGCGGGGGTGTTCCGGCAGGAGGGCTAG
- the ffh gene encoding signal recognition particle protein, with product MFERLSARLREAVERLRGRGRITEEDLEATLREIRRALLAADVHLEVARAFVEEVRQRALGQKVLESLTPAEIVLATVYEALKEALGGEPRLPVLKDRNLWFLVGLQGSGKTTTAAKLALYYKAKGRRPLLVAADTQRPAAREQLALLGAKVGVPVLEVGDGEAPESIRRRVEERARQEVRDLILVDTAGRLQVDEPLMEELARLKEALNPEEVLLVLDAMTGQEALAVAQAFDARVGVTGLILTKLDGDARGGAALSARRVTGRPIYFAGVSEKPEGLEPFYPDRLAGRILGMGDLASLAERVREAGLEAEAPKPAKEITLEDFLRQLQGLKRMGPLTEVLSLMPGAARVLPPGAGVDEKALRRLEAIVLSMTPEERKDPRVLNASRRRRIARGSGTTVQEVNRLVKAFEETKALMKSLERRKPRGLMGMFRR from the coding sequence ATGTTTGAGCGCTTGTCGGCCAGATTACGGGAAGCGGTGGAGCGCCTGCGCGGGCGGGGGCGGATCACCGAGGAGGACCTCGAGGCGACCCTGCGGGAGATCCGCCGGGCCCTCTTGGCGGCCGACGTCCACCTGGAGGTGGCCCGGGCCTTCGTGGAGGAGGTGCGGCAAAGGGCCCTGGGGCAAAAGGTGCTGGAGAGCCTCACCCCGGCGGAAATCGTCCTGGCCACGGTCTACGAGGCCCTCAAGGAGGCCTTGGGCGGGGAGCCCCGGCTTCCCGTGCTCAAGGACCGGAACCTGTGGTTCCTGGTAGGCCTCCAAGGCTCGGGGAAGACCACCACCGCCGCCAAGCTCGCCCTCTACTACAAGGCCAAGGGGAGGCGCCCCCTGCTGGTGGCCGCCGATACCCAGCGCCCGGCCGCCCGGGAGCAGCTCGCCCTTTTGGGGGCGAAGGTGGGCGTGCCGGTCCTGGAGGTGGGGGATGGGGAGGCTCCGGAGTCCATCCGCCGCCGGGTGGAGGAGAGGGCCAGGCAGGAGGTACGGGACCTGATCCTGGTGGACACCGCAGGCCGCCTGCAGGTGGACGAGCCCCTCATGGAGGAGCTCGCCCGCCTCAAGGAGGCCCTGAACCCCGAGGAGGTCCTCCTGGTCCTGGACGCCATGACCGGGCAGGAGGCCCTTGCCGTGGCCCAGGCCTTTGACGCCCGGGTGGGGGTCACCGGCCTCATCCTCACCAAGCTGGACGGCGACGCTCGGGGCGGGGCGGCCCTCTCCGCCCGGCGGGTTACGGGCAGGCCCATCTACTTCGCGGGCGTTTCCGAGAAGCCCGAGGGCCTCGAGCCCTTCTACCCCGACCGCCTGGCGGGCCGCATCCTGGGCATGGGGGACCTGGCCTCCCTGGCCGAGCGGGTGCGGGAGGCGGGCCTCGAGGCCGAAGCCCCCAAGCCCGCCAAGGAGATCACCCTGGAGGACTTCCTCCGCCAGCTCCAGGGCCTCAAGCGGATGGGCCCTTTGACCGAGGTCCTGTCCCTGATGCCGGGGGCGGCGCGGGTCCTCCCCCCGGGCGCGGGGGTGGACGAGAAGGCCTTGAGGCGCCTCGAGGCCATCGTCCTCTCCATGACCCCGGAGGAGCGGAAGGATCCCAGGGTCCTGAACGCCTCCCGCAGGCGGCGCATCGCCCGGGGGAGCGGGACCACGGTCCAGGAGGTGAACCGGTTGGTCAAGGCCTTTGAGGAAACCAAGGCCCTGATGAAGTCCCTGGAGAGGAGGAAGCCCCGGGGGCTCATGGGAATGTTCCGGAGGTAA
- the mgtE gene encoding magnesium transporter encodes MDTKRSPILEALEEGDTLALRRLLEEAHPQDLLLLWDDLEGEHRYVLLTLLPKEKAAEVFANLPPEAQAEYLKTLPPWRVQELLEELSLDDLADALQAVEEEDPALARRLKEALDPKTRAEVEELTRYEEDEAGGLMTPEYVAVRASMTVDEVLRFLRRAAPDAETIYYLYVVDEAGHLKGVLSLRDLIVADPKTKVAEIMNPRVVHVRTDTDQEEVARLMADYDFTVLPVVDEEGRLVGIVTIDDVVDVLEEEATEDIHKLAAAPADVDYARARPWELFRKRIGWLSLLFVSESLTSNVIAAYEDLIAKVAILAAYFPLIIGTGGNVGSQVTTLVVRALGMRELDLRDFGRVLLKELLVGLLLGLAMGGFMWLRVATLRHDPVLAVAVGLAMVLVAFTANLIGASLPFLFRRLGVDPALTSSPFIAVIMDVTGLLIYFQVVLHFLPPLLREHGG; translated from the coding sequence GTGGACACCAAACGTTCCCCCATCCTAGAGGCCCTGGAAGAGGGCGATACCCTGGCCCTGAGGCGCCTTCTGGAGGAGGCCCACCCCCAGGACCTCCTCCTGCTTTGGGACGACCTCGAGGGGGAGCACCGCTACGTCCTCCTCACCCTTCTCCCCAAGGAGAAGGCGGCGGAGGTCTTCGCCAACCTCCCCCCGGAAGCCCAGGCGGAGTACCTGAAGACCCTCCCCCCCTGGCGGGTGCAGGAGCTCTTGGAGGAGCTCTCCCTAGACGACCTGGCGGACGCCCTGCAGGCGGTAGAGGAGGAAGACCCCGCCCTGGCGCGAAGGCTCAAGGAGGCCTTGGACCCCAAGACCCGGGCCGAGGTGGAGGAGCTCACCCGGTACGAGGAGGACGAGGCTGGGGGGCTCATGACCCCGGAGTATGTGGCGGTGCGGGCCTCCATGACCGTGGACGAGGTCCTCCGCTTCCTGCGCCGGGCCGCTCCCGATGCCGAGACCATCTACTACCTCTACGTGGTGGACGAGGCGGGCCACCTCAAGGGGGTGCTCTCCCTAAGAGACCTCATCGTGGCCGACCCTAAGACCAAGGTGGCCGAGATCATGAACCCCAGGGTGGTCCACGTGCGCACCGATACGGACCAAGAGGAGGTAGCCCGCCTCATGGCCGACTACGACTTTACCGTCTTGCCGGTGGTGGACGAGGAGGGGCGGCTTGTGGGCATCGTCACCATTGACGATGTGGTGGACGTCCTGGAGGAGGAGGCCACGGAGGACATCCACAAGCTGGCCGCCGCCCCTGCGGACGTGGACTACGCCCGGGCCCGGCCATGGGAGCTCTTCCGGAAGAGGATCGGGTGGCTTTCCCTTCTCTTCGTCTCGGAAAGCCTGACCTCCAACGTGATCGCCGCCTACGAGGACCTCATCGCCAAGGTGGCCATCCTGGCCGCCTACTTTCCCCTCATCATCGGCACGGGAGGGAATGTGGGGAGCCAGGTCACCACCCTCGTGGTCCGCGCCCTGGGCATGCGGGAGCTAGACCTTAGGGACTTCGGGCGGGTCCTCCTTAAGGAGCTTTTGGTGGGACTCCTGCTGGGGCTGGCCATGGGAGGGTTCATGTGGCTCAGGGTGGCCACCCTGCGCCACGACCCCGTCCTGGCGGTGGCCGTGGGGCTCGCCATGGTCCTCGTGGCCTTCACCGCCAACCTCATCGGGGCGAGCCTCCCCTTCCTCTTCCGCCGTCTGGGCGTGGACCCGGCCCTCACCAGCTCCCCCTTCATCGCGGTCATCATGGACGTGACCGGGCTCCTCATCTACTTCCAGGTGGTCCTCCACTTCCTCCCTCCCCTGCTCCGGGAGCACGGGGGCTGA